In Flavobacteriales bacterium, the genomic window TCCTCACCGGGGATTCTCACCAGTTACTTTTGTAGTTCAGGGGGCCGTTCATCACCGCGACAGTTTTGGGCACGACCAAGTAGCTCAAAAAGGAGAAGTGCAATGGATGCACGCTGGAGCGGGGATCGTGCACAGTGAAAGACCTACTGACGAAATGATCGCCTCCGGTGAACCTCAAGAGATCATTCAACTGTGGATCAATTCTCCGGCCGCTAAGAAAATGACTCCCCCAACCTACCGGCATCACTGAAGGGGAAATGACTCCTTGGTCACCTGCCGATGGTGTTGATGTGAAGCTGGTGGCCGGGAGGTATGAAGGCCGTGTGAGTAAAACGGAGACCCAAAGTCCATTGTTGATCCTATGGGTTCAGATGGAAAAGGGAGCTCGTTGGACCTGAACTGCCCGAGGGGTATAACGGGTCACTGTACTCCATTAAGGGGGAGCTCTCTGTTCGCAGTTTCGGGGTGATCGATGCCCAGACCCCGGCCGTTTTGGAAGAGGGAGTTCCGCATCCGGCCGTTGAGGCCAAAACCCAAAATCAATTTTTGTTGCTGGCCGGCGAACCGATCCACGAAAAGGTGACGCAGTATGGCCCTTATGTGATGAATACGCAGACCGAGATCATGGAGGCACTGCGCGATTATCAAATGGGGAAAATGGGAATCTTGATTGAGAATTGACCGAGCAATTAAAATGAGTTGTCGGTAGTGCTCAAGGCCAAATTAGGCCTCCCGAAGTTAATTGAACAGGTCTTCATCGAGTTCGAGTGTATTCACTTTGGCCGCGATGCTGTGAATGTGTTCATCGAGCTCTCTGGCAGAATCGTGCAGGTTCTTACACATCTTCTTCAGCTCTTCGGCTTCTATATTCTCGTCATCAATGAGGTTCAACAACCCCATGATTCGAGCCAATGGAGCACGGATCTCGTAACTTTGACTCCGGGCTACCTCGCGCCATTTTTTCTTTTGATCCCTAAGGTGTTGTAGCAGGGTTTCTTCGGCGGTAACGCCCATATGCGTACCAATGACCCTCTCAGGGCCTACCTGCCTTATCGAAGGCGACCACGCTACCCCTGTCCAGAATGTATCGATATCCTCCATTCTTGTGTTTCATGCGGATAACCATGTTGATCTCGTTTTATCACCGTTTTCGATCTCGGCTATACGCTCAAAAGGCTTATCGCGGTCCTCGGGGTGAGTCGCATCGAAGAAGAACTGCAAGCTGTCCTCGATCTCTCCGACCTCGTACCCGAGCATATTCCACCATCGCGCATTGACAATGTTGGTGTTCTTTTTGATGTTAAAATCCCAAACTCCAAGGTCTGCCCCACGAATAGCAGAATTCATCCGCTGTTCACTTTCATTCACCTTTTCCTGAAGGAGCATGATCTGATCCATGTCAAATAACAAACTGTTCACGTCCCGCAGACTTCCATCGGAATTGAAGGTGTTGAACCAGAGCATTTCGACCCATTTCACGCCTCCTTCCTTGGTCACCATTCGAAACGGCTTTGACCGCTGGGTGTTATTTGACTTTTGTTCGGATACGGCGTTACTCAGAATGGATAGATCCTCTGCCAAAACCATCTCCGAGAATCTCTTTTTGCCGGCAAGCAGTTCCTCCCGCTCATATCCGAGCAGGGATTTAACATTCTTGGTGACGAATGCGATATGCAGGTCATCTACATTCGACCAAGTGAAGGCCACCGCATTGGTTTGATTGATGATCTCACGAGTACGCTCTAGTTCACGATCCCCTAAAATTCGCTGTGTATCGTTCCAGGCGAACATGCTTATCGCCTGAACCACACCATTTATCGGTTTATTCGGCCGAAGGTGTATGTCTATATATTCAACACCCCAGGGAAAGCGAAACGGAAGTACGAAATTCCGTGCTTGGCCTTCAAACGCACGGTTCAGTTCTTTTTGAATGAGAGCGAAACTTGGATCGTTCAGGATCGCTCCTGCAAAAAAAGGCTCACCGAGCTTTGGGGTTCGGTTAAATGCTTTATGAGAAAAATCGAGGTGACTGTTATTAAAGAATATATAGTGGTACAACCGATCGACGGATAATATAGCCAAGTCTTTGAAACTTTCAATGGCATCGAGAATTATCTTATTTGCTTGAATATTCTCGTCCTCACGCCTCGATCGATCCGTATCGTCCTTGTACCAAACCAGAACTCCACCTTCGTGAGCGTACACGTTAAAACTAAACCACCGGTCCGATTTCGAATAGTATTGACGATACCGAACTATTTCACCTGTCCGAATCACTTTATTGAATGCCGAAAAGAATTCACCCGATCGATCTTCGGGAAATTCCTCCCACACATTTTTTCCCATTAAATCCGTAGGTTCTCGATTCACATACTGCGCCGCCGCATTATTCACGTAGGTGTAGTTTCCCGACTCATCGAGGGTAAAGATGCCGTCGGGTAGTTGTTCGATTAGGTTAGGGTCGAAATTCACGGCGTTGTAAAGAAATCAAGGTGCGCAATTTCACGACCCTTCTGTCATTTTCACCTGAGAACTTCTGTATCGCCTGAAGACCGTTCTTTAAACATATCCGTACCTTTAGGGTTAAACCGTAAATAATCAAATCTTTGAGAAGCATCTCGCCCTGCGGGCGGATGCGTATGATGGAACATATTCACGTCTACGACCCCGGCAACCAACCCACAGAACAACAGAAGAACGACTTGATCGACTTTCTCTTTGATCAGCTCGAGCAATATGGCGATCCCCGCCCCAATATTGAAACCTGTTTGAATTACGCGTTATCCTCTGAAAAAGGCCAAGGCGGCTTCGCTGTCGTCCTCGAAGACAACGGCAAAATCAAAGGAGCCACCATCATCAACAACACCGGAATGAAAGGATATATCCCGGAGAATGTTCTGGTATATATTGCCACTCATCGCGATCATCGCGGTGAAGGCCTCGGTCGAAAGGTAATGACCTCCGCAATCGAACGCGCGGAAGGCGATATCGCTCTACATGTCGAAAAAGACAATCCTGCCAAATTCCTGTACGGGAAACTGGGATTCACCAATCCCTACCTCGAAATGAGACTCAAGAAGTAAGTCGTGGATATTCATCCGATCGACGCTGCGATCTTCGGTTTCTACCTCCTATTCATGTTGGGGGTGGGCGTATACTTCATGCGCAAGAACCAAAGTGATGACGATTACTATGTGGGCGGGCGCAATATGTCGGCCGTACACATCGGCCTTTCGGTCGTGGCTACTGACGTTGGTGGCGGTTTTTCCATTGGCCTAGGCGGACTTGGTTTTTTAATGGGCCTGAGTGGCAGTTGGATGCTCTTTACTGGTTTATTGGGCGCTTGGCTTAGTGCCGTGTTCCTAATCCCTCGGGTATATGAGATCAGCAGACTCAACAAACTCCTCACCTTCCCCGAAGCCCTGCGCCATTTTTATAATCCGAAAGTCGCTCTGGCGGCTGCGATCATCAGTATGATCGGATACGTTGGGTTCACGAGTAGTCAAATATTGGCCGGTGCCAAGCTCGCCTCGGCCACTTTTCCGTCCGTTCCCATAAACACAGCCGTATATATCATGGGCATCATAGCAGTTTTGTACACTGCCGTGGGAGGAATAAAAGCGGTGATCTACACCGACACCATTCAATGGTCGATCCTGATGATCGTACTCGTATTCATAGGAATTCCGTTGGGGTACAATGCCATAGGAGGGCGTACAGCCATTGTGGAGGTTTTGGATCGCTCGTATTTACAGCTGAGCAATGTTTCCTGGGTTCAATTGCTAAATTGGAGCATCACCATTATTCCGATCTGGTTCGTGGGAATGACCCTCTACCAGCGAATCTACGCTTGTAGAGATGAAAAAACGGCCATTCGCGCCTGGCGATTAGCCGGTCTCTTTGAGTGGCCCATCATGGCCTTTATGGGCATCGCGCTAGGGCTCTTTGCTCGAGTAGCTTTTGAACAAGGAGTATTTGCGGAATTGGGTTACCCGGCAACCGCCGAAATAGATGCCGAGCTTGGACTTCCCCTTTTCTTGAGGCACATATTACCTATTGGACTCATGGGAGTTATGATGAGCGCCTATTTTTCGGCTATCCTTTCCACGGCCGATAGCTGTTTAATGGCGGCCTCGGGGAATTTCACTACCGATATTGCCCCGTATTTTAAATCGCTCCGCAACAAAGGAGTACGAACTTCGCAGATCGTAACCGGATTGGTGGGTATTACATCCGTTTTATTGGCAAGTCACATGCAAAATGTTCTCGAACTCATGCTCTATAGCTATGCCTTTATGGTTTCCGGACTGTTCGTGCCGGTTTTAGCCATGATCGTACATCAAGACCCTTCGCACCGTGCCGCCTTGGGGGCCATGGTCGTGGGCGGAACAACGACACTAGTTCTTATCTTGAGTGGGGTTTCGCTCCCTTTAGACTTGGATGCTAACATTTTTGGGGTCTCGGCCTCTATGCTGACCTACCTTGTTCTAAATCGAATGGACCACCGAACACAAATACCTCATCATGGCTGAGCTGATCATACGCACGGAACATATCCAAGACAATATTCGAAAGTTGGGCACTTATTTCAAGGAGCGCAACATTCAGTGGAGCTTGATCTCCAAGGTATTCTCCGGCGATACCGATTTCATCGCCAAGGTCTTTACCCCGGAGGCAATTCCCTATGTTGATTCCATAGGGGATTCGCGGTTGACGAGCCTTAAAAACCTCCGAGCCGTGAATCCAGATATGAGGACGATTTACATAAAGCCTCCGGCCAAGGTCTACGCCGATGACGTGGTACGCTACGCAAACATTTCGCTTAACAGCTCTTTCGAGACCATTGAAGCACTGAATATCGCTGCCGAAAAACAAGGTAAGGTCCATCAAGTGATCATCATGCTGGAAATGGGCGAATTGCGCGAAGGAGTTCTGCGCGAAGGTATTCTCGAATTCTACGAACGAATCTTCAATATGCCGAACATCGACGTTATCGGCATTGGTTCCAACCTGGGCTGCATGTACGGAATCGAACCCACTCGAGACAAACTCTTACAACTGGCCTTGTACAAAGAATTGATCTCGGCCAAATTCGATCGCGACGTCCCTCTGGTCAGCGGAGGCACAAGCATTACCTTGCCACTGATAGACTCGGGTGTAGTACCACCGGAGATCAATCACTTCAGGGTCGGTGAAGCCGCATTCTTCGGCGTGAGTCCATTGCGCGACGAACAATTCTTGGACCTTTCAACGGATACTTTTGAGTTCTCCGCTAACATCATCGAACTCGAAGAAAAAGAGATCGTTCCCGATGGTGTAATTAGTGAGGCCAATATTGGCCATACCGCAGAATTCAACGAGGAAAAAGACCAAGGCGAAAAATCCTACAAGGCTATACTCGATTTCGGACTGCTCGATGTGGATCAAGAAAACCTCATCGACAATTCGAAATCCATGGAATTCGTCGGAATTACTTCAGATATGACCGTAGTCGATGTCGGGAACAACAAGACCAAGGACGGTAAAACTCGCTTTCAAGTGGGCGATTCCGTGCTGTTGAAACCAAATTACATGGCCACGGCTCGACTCCTCATGTCGAAATTCATCGATCGGAAGTTCGAATGAATCCGAGTTCTTAATTCTTAGTTGGTTGATTGGTTAATGATTAATGGTTAATGGATAATAGCAGAATGTCAACCTCGGGTTAAAACCCGAGGTTTTAAATGCTAAATATTAATGTGGAATACCGCGACATATATAGTTCCCTGATCTGTAGAAGCTAAAGCATAGGGCTCGCTGCCCACTGCTCGCAGACCTCAGCACTAAACCCTAAAAACTCCATTACGGGTGATCGTAAAAGTGCCCTTCGTCCCAGTGCTTGTCGCTTTCGACACCATCTTTCAAGACCTTGTACACCATCCAGAAGACCGGAATCAGACTCAGAATAAACAACAGTGAAGTGAACGCAGGTATGTTGAGGTAGGGCGACATGGCATAAACACCTAAATAACCTGTAGCAAGTAAGATGGGCCATTTAATATTCTCCATAGTACTCTGAATAACAATCGATTGCCCAAATCGGTTCACAAAAAAAACCGCCCTCGTTCATTCGGGGGCGGTTTTGACGATATAGTGACGCCTATGATCAGGCGATTTCAATTTGACGTGGAGCCTGCACCTTCGCTTCTTCTTTTTTGGGTACTGAAACATTCAATACTCCATCTTCATACTTGGCTCCGATCTTGTGCATGTCCGCTGAATCGGGCAACGTAAAGCGACGCTCAAAGCTTCTGTAGTTGAACTCGCGACGAGCGAACTTACCAGTGTGTTCTTTTTCTTTCTTCACTTCGGCCGAAACGATCAACGTATCGTTGTCGAGCTCAATGTGGAAGTCCTTCTTCTTCATTCCCGGTACGGCGAACGACAACTCAAAATGATCGTCGTGCTCCATAATGTTTACGGCCGGAACCGTATGCTTGCCGTTGGGCATCCAATCATTGTCGAAAAGATCGCGCATGAAAAAGTCATCAAAAATACTCGGGAATGCGGGTTTGCGGGTGTGTTTGATCAGTGTCATATTCTTTGTTTTTTAATTCTTAATGTTGAGTTCTTAGCTTAGTTTTCAATCAACTTCAAAAACACCTAGTCAACTTGCATGCCAGCACTTTTTTCGGCCTCTCGGCCGGATGATTTGTTCTAAGTTTATGTCATATTGGCGTTTTTAGTTGATTTTTTCTGACTTTTTGTCGTTATTAAGCTGCTGTTCGATGAAAAACCGAGCGAAAAACTCATAGCTCCTCGGTCTTACTCGGCGGACATTTAGTAACTTTAGGAGTCACAATTCCACCCACCCTGAAAACCATTATTTACCCAAATACTGGCGTTCGTGTGCCCACGCGGACCCTGAGGGTCATTCTCGGGTTGGATGCATTATTCTGCCTGTTATTCGTCGGTGCCGAGCAGCCTGTTTTCCTAGGGCTCGTGGTTCTCGATTTCGTAGGACGCGGCACATTGAACATAAGAGGAAGTGTTTTCGGATTGTTCTTGAAGACAAACGTTGTAGAAAGCGACACCGACCAAACAACTGAATTGGACCCCAAGGCCTTTGCGGCTCGACTCGGAGCGGTGGCCTCATCCACCGCCTTCGTCCTCTTTTATGCCGGCTACCACGCCTGGTCGTCCGGAATCGCCATCGGCGTGGCGGCCTTTTCTCTGAGCGATGCGCTCTTCAAAAGGTGCTTTGGTTCGCAGATTTACCGAAACTACCTGAAACCGTATTTCGACAAGGCGGAAAGAGGCATCGTGCGCGAGTTCAAGGAAACCCCGATCTACAAGATCATAACGGTCCTTTTTTGCTTGGGATTCTTCCCGCTGCTCTACCTCATCGGTCGTTTTCTGGCGCGGTGATCTCTGTGCCTACGGCACGATGAACATCACCATATCCCGCGCAGGAACACCAGCAGCCCCCAGAGTATTAATCCGCCCGCTAGGGCGCGCTGAAAATGAAATACCTGTCGAGGACGAGCGATCTTTTTAAGCCGTTCGGCTCCGAGGATCTTGAAGATATCGGGAAGGATGAAGAAAACGAAGGTGGCTCCAAAATGAAGGATCAGGGTGCGGACTTGAAGATCGTACCGACTTCCTACCAGCAGCACTACGGTAACCCAGAAAAGGATAACCCCAGGATTCACGATGTTGAGCAGGAACCCTTTGGTAAATAGGGCAAACATCTTACGCGTACTGGGAACGTGGATTACAGTAGGACGCTGATACTTGAAGGGCTTTACGAATAAATAGACCCCGTATACCACGATGGCTGCTCCGCCAATAATGAAGAACCACGGATTTCCCTGAACCAGGTGTTCAAGTTGACGCGAGGCCAGGTACGCGGCGATCAAACAACAAAAGTCACTGGTGAGAATTCCGAGGTCGAGAATGGCCGCCGCCAATGGACCTTGGGAAATGCTGGTATCGAGCAACACGAAGAATACCGGGCCAATTAAAAAAGCCAAGAGCAAACCAAGTAATGCACCTTGTAGAATCAATTCGACGGTCATTCCACGATCTCTATTTCTCCGGCCCTTCCGTTTAGTCCCGGCCAAAAGTGTCCTTTCTGTAAGCTCAGCCTGAACAGGTGATTCCCGGGCTCGGGCCATTCGTTCAACTCAAGGTTATACGTTTTAACCTCACCGGGAGCCCAAAGAAGCTTTTCGATCCGGTGGAGTTTCAAGGTGTCGATCAACGATTTACCCTGCTTAAAACTGGCACTTAAATAAAATGGGTAGCTCTTCGGAAATACGACCGTATCCTCACTTCTGTTGAAAACCGTAACCCTGAACCGCCCAGGTTCGCCGGACGACCATGTCGTGGGAAGGTCCGCATCTACCCGTAGGGTATTAAGAGAAAAATACGCGGAATCGATCATGTAGGCGGTCTGTTCACCCGACGAGTGCTCGATGACCCGCTTGTGCTTTTTGGGTATGTCTCCGATCCAGGCCACGCGCTTGCCCCAGTGCAGCGTATCATTGGGCCAATAATCGAACTGCGTTAATCGGTAGTTGATGCTGCTTTCGGCATGGGATGGGATTCCCGTATTGTACCAGTAAACGCTCGGGTGTTTGTACCCATCGTAAAACACGACCGGAGTGTTGCCAAAATGATCTCTCACCTCGTGGGCCCAAACGTGGTTATAGTGGAACTCACGCAACTGTCCGTTGTACGAGAATTCCCCCATGGGCACCACCACCACCAGCCGTAGGAGTATGACCAATACCAGTGACCCTAAGAACGAGTAGATTCCCACCCTTTTCAGTTTCGTCAACGCATCGCGGACGAGGTAGGTGTAGGTAAGGTAAATAGCCGGAA contains:
- a CDS encoding pirin family protein, yielding MIRYLLPAVDIDMGGLPVKQALPTQKVQQVDPYLLLHHAHVYPIKDAPAKHQGVGPHPHRGFSPVTFVVQGAVHHRDSFGHDQVAQKGEVQWMHAGAGIVHSERPTDEMIASGEPQEIIQLWINSPAAKKMTPPTYRHH
- a CDS encoding PAS domain-containing protein, with amino-acid sequence MNFDPNLIEQLPDGIFTLDESGNYTYVNNAAAQYVNREPTDLMGKNVWEEFPEDRSGEFFSAFNKVIRTGEIVRYRQYYSKSDRWFSFNVYAHEGGVLVWYKDDTDRSRREDENIQANKIILDAIESFKDLAILSVDRLYHYIFFNNSHLDFSHKAFNRTPKLGEPFFAGAILNDPSFALIQKELNRAFEGQARNFVLPFRFPWGVEYIDIHLRPNKPINGVVQAISMFAWNDTQRILGDRELERTREIINQTNAVAFTWSNVDDLHIAFVTKNVKSLLGYEREELLAGKKRFSEMVLAEDLSILSNAVSEQKSNNTQRSKPFRMVTKEGGVKWVEMLWFNTFNSDGSLRDVNSLLFDMDQIMLLQEKVNESEQRMNSAIRGADLGVWDFNIKKNTNIVNARWWNMLGYEVGEIEDSLQFFFDATHPEDRDKPFERIAEIENGDKTRSTWLSA
- a CDS encoding GNAT family N-acetyltransferase — its product is MEHIHVYDPGNQPTEQQKNDLIDFLFDQLEQYGDPRPNIETCLNYALSSEKGQGGFAVVLEDNGKIKGATIINNTGMKGYIPENVLVYIATHRDHRGEGLGRKVMTSAIERAEGDIALHVEKDNPAKFLYGKLGFTNPYLEMRLKK
- a CDS encoding sodium:solute symporter family protein, which translates into the protein MLGVGVYFMRKNQSDDDYYVGGRNMSAVHIGLSVVATDVGGGFSIGLGGLGFLMGLSGSWMLFTGLLGAWLSAVFLIPRVYEISRLNKLLTFPEALRHFYNPKVALAAAIISMIGYVGFTSSQILAGAKLASATFPSVPINTAVYIMGIIAVLYTAVGGIKAVIYTDTIQWSILMIVLVFIGIPLGYNAIGGRTAIVEVLDRSYLQLSNVSWVQLLNWSITIIPIWFVGMTLYQRIYACRDEKTAIRAWRLAGLFEWPIMAFMGIALGLFARVAFEQGVFAELGYPATAEIDAELGLPLFLRHILPIGLMGVMMSAYFSAILSTADSCLMAASGNFTTDIAPYFKSLRNKGVRTSQIVTGLVGITSVLLASHMQNVLELMLYSYAFMVSGLFVPVLAMIVHQDPSHRAALGAMVVGGTTTLVLILSGVSLPLDLDANIFGVSASMLTYLVLNRMDHRTQIPHHG
- a CDS encoding alanine racemase, which produces MAELIIRTEHIQDNIRKLGTYFKERNIQWSLISKVFSGDTDFIAKVFTPEAIPYVDSIGDSRLTSLKNLRAVNPDMRTIYIKPPAKVYADDVVRYANISLNSSFETIEALNIAAEKQGKVHQVIIMLEMGELREGVLREGILEFYERIFNMPNIDVIGIGSNLGCMYGIEPTRDKLLQLALYKELISAKFDRDVPLVSGGTSITLPLIDSGVVPPEINHFRVGEAAFFGVSPLRDEQFLDLSTDTFEFSANIIELEEKEIVPDGVISEANIGHTAEFNEEKDQGEKSYKAILDFGLLDVDQENLIDNSKSMEFVGITSDMTVVDVGNNKTKDGKTRFQVGDSVLLKPNYMATARLLMSKFIDRKFE
- a CDS encoding Hsp20/alpha crystallin family protein, yielding MTLIKHTRKPAFPSIFDDFFMRDLFDNDWMPNGKHTVPAVNIMEHDDHFELSFAVPGMKKKDFHIELDNDTLIVSAEVKKEKEHTGKFARREFNYRSFERRFTLPDSADMHKIGAKYEDGVLNVSVPKKEEAKVQAPRQIEIA
- a CDS encoding DUF4395 family protein; translation: MPTRTLRVILGLDALFCLLFVGAEQPVFLGLVVLDFVGRGTLNIRGSVFGLFLKTNVVESDTDQTTELDPKAFAARLGAVASSTAFVLFYAGYHAWSSGIAIGVAAFSLSDALFKRCFGSQIYRNYLKPYFDKAERGIVREFKETPIYKIITVLFCLGFFPLLYLIGRFLAR
- a CDS encoding LysE family transporter; this translates as MTVELILQGALLGLLLAFLIGPVFFVLLDTSISQGPLAAAILDLGILTSDFCCLIAAYLASRQLEHLVQGNPWFFIIGGAAIVVYGVYLFVKPFKYQRPTVIHVPSTRKMFALFTKGFLLNIVNPGVILFWVTVVLLVGSRYDLQVRTLILHFGATFVFFILPDIFKILGAERLKKIARPRQVFHFQRALAGGLILWGLLVFLRGIW